GCTGTAATCCGATTCCTTTGCCGGAACGCCTGTACGCCGGTGGCGCTTCCTCGCACCGTGGATTCGCCGTGAACTCTGCCGGGCCCCGCGATTTGACGACGGGTTATCCCGTGGGTGGATCTGCGGTATTTATCAATAGTTTCGAGTTGCGCCTGCCTCCGCCAGTGCTTCCGATTGTGGGTGACAGTGTGAGCTTTGTGCTCTTCCACGATATGGGCAACGCGTTTCTGCACATCAATGATATCTGGCCAAGTTTTGGAAGATTCAAGCAGCCGAATCGGCAGACTTGCTTTGACGTCACACCCTCGCAGACGGGCACATGCGACTTCGCCTACTTCTCGCATGCGGTCGGCGTGGGTGCGCGGTACAACACGCCTGTGGGTCCCATTCGCGTGGACTTCAGCTATAACATTAATCCGCCGGTCTATCCGATCATCGACGACTACTCTTTGCCGCAGGCGAATCATGCCGTGGGTCATGGCAGCCACTTCCAGTTCTTCTTCTCGATTGGACAGAGTTTTTAATGACGATGCGCGCTACATTCCGGGTCTTCGCAGTGGCATTGCTGCTGTGCTTTATCTGCCGTAGTATGCCCGCGCAGACACCGGCGAAGCCGGCAGACCCGCGTGGGGAATCCGTGGACCGGATCATCGCGATTGTGAATGGGCAGATCATTCTGCAGAGCGACCTGGACGAAGAGGTACGGTTTGCAAAGTTGCAGCCATACCGCCTGGGCGCTGGAAAGACGCTGCGTGAACAGGCGATGAGCCGTCTCATCGACCGCACGTTGATCCTGCAGCAGCAGCAGGGTATGGGACAGGCGCCGATCACAGACGCTGAGTTGGATGCTGCAATTACGGACCTCCGCAAAGACCTGCCCGCCTGCGCACATGCTGCCTGCGAGACGGACGAAGGCTGGATCAAGTTTCTTGCCGGAGTCGGTTTTACTCCCGAAGAGGTGCGCGAGCGTTGGCGCATCCGTCTGGAAGTCTTGCGATTTATTGAGCAGAGATTCCGCGCGGGCATCCGTATCTCTGACGCGCAGATTGAAGAGTTCTACAAGACCACGATGCTTCCGCAGTACGCCCAGCAGAAAGTGCAGCCTCCGCCGCTGGAGACCATTAGCGCGAGGATCGAGCAGGTACTTCTGGAGCAACAGGTGAGCGTGCTTCTGGATCAATGGTTAAAGACACTGCGAGAGCAGGGCTCTGTGCGGATTCTCAAAGAGGGGGAGGACGCACAGTGAGTCTGCTGAATCCAGAGATTGAGGAGACCACTCCCCCTGCGCCTCGACGCCGTCGCGGGCTGGGTATCGCCGCATGGATCTTGGGAAGCCTCTTCGTACTCTTTCTACTCATCGTTGGTGGACTCGCGTGGTACTCCACGACGTCGGACTTCGATCGCCGCGTG
This genomic stretch from Terriglobus saanensis SP1PR4 harbors:
- a CDS encoding peptidylprolyl isomerase; protein product: MTMRATFRVFAVALLLCFICRSMPAQTPAKPADPRGESVDRIIAIVNGQIILQSDLDEEVRFAKLQPYRLGAGKTLREQAMSRLIDRTLILQQQQGMGQAPITDAELDAAITDLRKDLPACAHAACETDEGWIKFLAGVGFTPEEVRERWRIRLEVLRFIEQRFRAGIRISDAQIEEFYKTTMLPQYAQQKVQPPPLETISARIEQVLLEQQVSVLLDQWLKTLREQGSVRILKEGEDAQ